A stretch of the Arachis stenosperma cultivar V10309 chromosome 6, arast.V10309.gnm1.PFL2, whole genome shotgun sequence genome encodes the following:
- the LOC130933860 gene encoding beta-galactosidase 15-like, translating to KIFNLLLLLLLLLFWLRLCETMNVSYDGRAITFNGKRKILFSGSIHYPRSTAEMWPSLIKKAKEGGLDVIETYVFWNSHEPHYRQYDFTGNLDLVRFIKTVQNEGLKAMLRIGPYVCAEWNYGGFPVWLHNIPGIEFRTNNAQFEHEMKNFTTLIVDMMNHEKLFASQGGPIILAQIENEYGNIMSSYGDDGKKYVDWCANLAQSYQVGIPWVMCQQDDAPDPMLNSCNGFYCDQFYPNSQNKPKMWTENWTGWFKNWGGQIPHRTAEDVAFAVARFFQYGGTYQNYYMYHGGTNFGRTSGGPYITTSYDYDAPLDEYGNLNQPKWGHLKKLHEVLKSIEDVLVNGHRRDVEYGNMVTATIYSHGGKSACFLGNANNSYDASINFQNNQYNVPAWSVSILPDCSNEAYSTAKVNVQTSVMVMKENEAADNDDESYNLKWQWRHEPFEQMKNGKILGNVALSAPQLLDQKVVTNGTTDYLWYITSVNVDDNIWTKKDVQLRINTNGHILHAFVNGKHAGSQYAKNGQYQFSFETNVTLKAGTNEISLLSATVGLPNYGAYFDNVEVGVGGPIHLVTHDESGDEVVKNITNNVWNYKIGLHGENAKHYEMNSLGWLKTGLPTDRIFTWYKTKFNSPVGNDPVAVDLSGLGKGQAWVNGNNIGRYWPTYLADDNGCSSTCDFRGAYTSSKCATGCGKPTQQWYHIPRSFLNDEEENELVLFEEMGGHPFNIKFATVTIGNICANAYEGNTLELSCHENQVISEFKFVSFGQPQGQCGSFTKSKCEAPNTLQHLKKKCLGKSKCSVHVSEKNLGATGCKVEQNRLAVEAICTIPVNYYAKKK from the exons CCATGAATGTTTCTTATGATGGAAGAGCTATCACTTtcaatggaaaaagaaaaatcttaTTTTCTGGCTCCATTCATTATCCACGTAGTACTGCTGAG ATGTGGCCATCACTGATCAAGAAAGCCAAAGAAGGTGGACTTGATGTTATTGAAACCTATGTTTTTTGGAACTCTCATGAACCGCATTATCGTCAg TATGACTTTACTGGGAATCTGGATTTAGTGAGGTTTATTAAAACAGTCCAAAATGAAGGACTTAAAGCCATGCTTCGTATTGGTCCATATGTTTGTGCAGAATGGAATTATGg TGGATTCCCAGTGTGGTTGCACAATATTCCTGGCATTGAATTTAGGACGAACAATGCTCAATTCGAG CATGAGATGAAAAACTTCACAACCTTGATTGTGGACATGATGAACCATGAGAAGCTTTTTGCATCACAAGGAGGACCTATTATTCTTGCTcag ATCGAAAATGAGTATGGAAATATTATGAGTTCTTATGGTGATGATGGAAAAAAATATGTTGATTGGTGTGCAAACTTGGCTCAATCTTATCAAGTTGGTATTCCATGGGTTATGTGCCAACAAGATGATGCTCCAGATCCAAtg CTTAACTCTTGCAACGGTTTTTACTGTGACCAATTTTATCCTAATAGCCAAAACAAGCCTAAGATGTGGACTGAGAATTGGACTGGCTG GTTTAAGAACTGGGGAGGACAAATTCCACATAGAACTGCAGAGGATGTTGCTTTTGCTGTGGCAAGGTTTTTCCAATATGGTGGAACATACCAAAACTACTATAtg TACCATGGAGGTACCAATTTTGGAAGAACTTCAGGAGGCCCATATATCACTACTTCATATGACTATGATGCTCCTTTGGATGAATATG GTAATTTGAATCAACCTAAGTGGGGTCATCTTAAGAAACTTCATGAAGTTCTGAAATCAATTGAGGATGTTCTTGTTAATGGTCACCGGAGAGATGTTGAATATGGTAACATGGTCACG GCCACAATTTATAGCCATGGTGGAAAATCAGCTTGCTTCCTTGGGAATGCAAATAATTCATATGATGCTTCAATTAATTTCCAGAACAATCAATATAATGTTCCAGCTTGGTCTGTGTCTATTCTTCCAGATTGCTCTAATGAAGCTTATAGCACTGCCAAG GTGAATGTTCAAACATCCGTAATGGTGATGAAGGAGAATGAAGCTGCAGATAATGATGATGAATCTTATAATTTGAAATGGCAATGGAGACATGAACCTTTTGAACAAATGAAAAATGGAAAGATTCTTGGTAATGTTGCCCTAAGTGCTCCTCAGCTTTTGGATCAAAAGGTTGTCACAAATGGTACCACTGATTACTTGTGGTACATTACCag TGTTAATGTTGATGATAATATTTGGACCAAGAAGGATGTTCAGCTCAGAATCAATACCAATGGTCACATACTTCATGCATTTGTTAATGGAAAACATGCAG GTTCCCAATATGCTAAAAATGGACAATACCAATTCTCTTTTGAAACCAATGTCACATTGAAGGCTGGGACCAACGAGATTTCTCTCCTTAGTGCCACAGTTGGCTTACCA AACTATGGTGCATACTTTGACAATGTGGAAGTGGGTGTTGGTGGTCCAATTCACTTGGTAACACACGATGAAAGTGGTGATGAGGTGGTGAAGAACATCACAAATAATGTGTGGAACTACAAAATTGGATTGCATGGTGAAAATGCCAAACATTATGAGATGAACAGTCTTGGTTGGCTCAAAACAGGTCTCCCAACAGATAGGATTTTCACTTGGTACAAG aCAAAATTCAATAGTCCAGTTGGAAATGATCCAGTAGCGGTGGATTTGAGTGGTTTAGGAAAGGGTCAAGCTTGGGTTAATGGCAACAACATTGGTAGGTATTGGCCAACTTATCTTGCTGATGATAATGGTTGTTCTTCAACTTGTGACTTCCGTGGTGCATATACTTCTAGCAAATGTGCTACCGGTTGTGGAAAGCCTACTCAACAAtg gTATCATATTCCAAGATCATTCCttaatgatgaagaagaaaatgagtTGGTATTGTTTGAAGAGATGGGAGGACATCCATTTAACATAAAATTTGCCACAGTGACAATTGGAAATATATGTGCCAATGCTTATGAAGGCAACACTTTGGAACTTAGCTGCCATGAGAATCAAGTCATTTCTGAATTCAAATTTGTAAGTTTTGGTCAACCACAAGGTCAATGTGGATCATTTACTAAATCCAAATGTGAAGCTCCTAATACTTTGCAACACTTGAAGAAGAAATGTCTTGGTAAATCCAAGTGTTCTGTTCATGTCTCTGAGAAAAATTTGGGAGCCACAGGTTGTAAGGTTGAGCAGAATAGACTTGCAGTTGAAGCTATTTGTACTATTCCAGTCAACTATTATGCaaagaagaaatag